The Pectobacterium parmentieri genome segment TCCTTTCAGTTGTAATTAAAAGCAGACTTCTTTTTTTAAGAAATAAAAGTCACGGAACGGTACATCTCTATTTAGGGAGAATTAAAATACATACAAAAGATAATGTTTTTATTGAATTGAAGATTTGTAACATTTTTCGGGAATATTCCTAATCAAAGAAGATAAGAATTATAATCATTTGTAGCTGAAACGATGCAACCTTGAAGAGAAAGTCTTTAGCTTTTGATATTAAAGAATAAAATGAAAATGATGTTTAAATTGCTTTTCCGTCTGGCTGTGTATCCACGCCAACGCACAAGGGACGTAGGGTGGCAGTCGCTTTGCTTTCAACCCTCTGATTAAAAAACGTATATTTATAAAAATAGGCGAATTTATTCTCGGTGTGAAAAATTATATTAATAAATATAGCAAGAGTGCTAAATATTCTCTGTATTTAGCCGATGAACTAGCGTGGTTTTTGAGTTTTCGACTCGGTGAAATGTGAACGCTAGGGAGAAGTGGTCTGTTTTATTGTGTGAATTTTCTGATTCATATTGGTTGATTAGCGATAAAAATCTTTTTAACCATTTTCCTGATTTGGAGTGAGCTATGAGACTTATTAAAAATATTGCCATCAGAACCGCTATGCTATGGGTGCTGGGCATTTTTTGTGTTCTTTGGGGGGGGGTATCGATATATACCCTGTTCTCTTTTAAAGAGATGACTACAACCTCAAAAACCAGCACCTTGCTGGTTCAGAACATGAATTTCATCAACCAGGGCAACGATCAATACTTCCGTATGGTAACCCGTCTGGCGCGTGCCGTAGATGCGCGTCGCAGTGGTGATAATGCTACCGCTGATAAAGAGCAGGCCTCTGCTCTCGTCGCGCTGGATAAACTGAAGTCTGATTTGGTGGCGTTTAATGCCATCGATCATGCGGGTCTGGATAATGCTCTGGTGCAGGCTGTCAGTCGTGACTGGAATAGTCTGGTTGTTCAAGGTGTTGAACCGCTTTATCAAAAGGCTGTTGCCAACGCGCTGGACGATTACCAAAATCAGGCCAAGAATATTGTGCCGCCATTGAGCCGTCAGTTTGGCGCGTCCCTATCCGCATTCAGTAGCGCCAGCGCAGAGAAATTCGCTGCAGCGGGGGTTCGCTTTGAACAAATCACCACGGTTGGACAGAACATTTTGCTGAGCGGGCTGTTTATCGGTCTTATCATGCTGTTCCTGACCGACCGTTATTTGGTGGTGTGCTTGGTTCGCCCGCTGAATGACCTGCGCTATCACTTTGGCGTGATTGCTTCTGGTCACTTGGGCAAGCCGATTCTGGACTTTGGTAATAACTGCGTTGGCCGCCTATTTCCATTGCTGCGTGAAATGCAGGGGAGTTTGGCTAGCACCGTTAGCACCATCAGAAACAGCACGGACTCCATCTATCAGGGGGCTTCTGAGATTGCTGCGGGTAATAACGATCTGTCATCACGTACCGAAGAGCAGGCTTCTGCGTTAGAAGAAACGGCAGCCAGCATGGAGCAACTGACGGCGACGGTGAAACAGAACGCAGAAAATGCCAATCACGCCAGCCAATTGGCATTGCAAGCCTCAACAACGGCGAAGAAGGGTGGGCAGATCGTCGAAAACGTGGTGAAAACCATGGCAGAAATCTCCGGCAGTTCGAGAAAAATCGCAGAAATCACCACCGTGATTAACGGCATTGCTTTCCAGACCAACATTCTGGCGCTGAACGCCGCGGTAGAAGCGGCGCGTGCGGGCGAACAAGGCCGTGGTTTTGCCGTGGTAGCCGGAGAAGTACGTAGTCTGGCGCAGCGTAGTGCACAGGCGGCGAAAGAGATTGAAGGGCTGATTTCTGAATCGGTCCGCTGTGTGGATACGGGTTCCAATTTGGTTAGCGATGCCGGCGACACCATGCAGGATATCGTCCGCGCGGTCACTAACGTGACAGATATTATGGGTGAAATTGCCTCGGCATCTGAAGAACAGAGCAAAGGCATCGCACAGGTTGGTCAGGCAGTGGCGGAAATGGACAGCGTAACGCAGCAAAATGCGGCATTGGTTGAACAGGCCTCTTCGGCTGCCTTGTCGCTGGAAGAGCAGGCGGCGCTGTTGAACCAGACTGTGTCCCTGTTCCAACTGTCCGATTCGCAGTCAGCGCTGCAAGTGGCTGCAAAACCGGTGCAAAAAGCGGCAGTGATTGCCCCGCGTGCAGGCAAAGCACTGCCAGCCAGTAGCGACAACTGGGAAAAATTCTAACTGTTGTTTTAATCGGGAAATTTTTAATCAGAAAACAGTGTTGTTTTAATCCGGTGGCGTGTTTTTAGTCTCGGATGAATGTTCAGGCGGCGTCAGAGATGGCGCCGCGCAAAATATGAAACCGCACTATGTGAATATCGCGTTACGTCAATCAGGGCTGCTGTTCGGCCAACTGTGCCAGCAACATCTCTTCAATCAATTCACTGCGGCTAATGTTCCGCTGTTCAGCAAGGCTGTTCAGGATATCCACAGCGTCGCTGTTAATCTTTAATTCAACACGGCGTAAGCCACGCACTTTATCGCGACGTAGTTGATTACGCTTGTTAATTCTTAGTTGTTCGTCACGTGTGAGCGGGTTGGTCTTGGGGCGGCCCGGACGACGCTCATCTGCGAACAGATCCAGTGTAGTGCGATCCGTTTGTTCTTTTGCCATAAGTAATGATACTGCAAGGTATTCGGATCAAAATACACAGAACTGCCCGTTCTGTCCTACAGATAAAATCGATGCCTACCCTCACTCTGCAATAGGATTGTCAGGGGGCGGTTTGGCTATCTGTGGAACATGCCGGGGAATTACGCGTGCACTTTGATGAAGTGGTTACAATGACTTGTGGCTGAATCAGCCGTCCCTCTACTGCGAACGCCATCATACCCTAGCCACACTGGCGGCGACAACGGTTAACTGCCGCTGTTGCCATGAATCCGCCAGTGTGTGTATGGTCTGGTTAATTCGCGTCCAGAAAACGGTGGATAGCGCGCAAAACGGTATCGGGTTTTTCTGAGTGAACCCAGTGGCCCGCGCCGCTGACAACGTGCGCCCGCGCCGCTGGGAACTGACGCAGCAGCGAATCACGGTAGCGATCGTCCAGATAGGGGGAATCGCCGCCGCGGATGAATAATATTGGCCCTTGCCAAGCCGGAACCTCTTGCCAGCCAACAATGTTTTCATACTCATCCCACAAGGCTGGTACGTTAAAACGCCACTCTCCCTGCTGGAAGGATTTCAGCAAAAACTGAATTACGCCTTCTTCTTTTATATATTGGCGCATGAGTGCGGTTGCTTCGGTTCGTGATGTCAGGCCTGCTTCCGTTACGGCACGCAGTGCAGTGAAGATGGTGTCGTGGCGGCGTACTTGATAATCCACTGGCGCGATATCAATCGCGACCAGTTTGTCCAGCCGTTCAGGAATAAGCTCGCTGAGCGCCATAGCGACTTTTCCTCCCATCGAATGCCCAATAACGATAGTGCGTTCGATGTTCAGTTCATCCAGCAGCGTCAATACATCCTCTGCCATGGCGGGGTAGTTCATCTGTGATGACCGTGGCGATAAACCGTGATTGCGTAAATCGATTTGCAGGATGTCATGCGTATTTTGCAAATCCCGACCCAGTACGCCAAGGTTATCTAATGTGCCAAACAAGCCATGAATCAGGACGACAGGGCGTTTATCTGTGGGCTGGTGCGCATTTTGCCAGCGATGATTCAATTTCATGGTGAAGTTCATTCAGAGAGACATGGGCTTAGGGTATCATGACTTTAGAGGCAAT includes the following:
- a CDS encoding methyl-accepting chemotaxis protein gives rise to the protein MRLIKNIAIRTAMLWVLGIFCVLWGGVSIYTLFSFKEMTTTSKTSTLLVQNMNFINQGNDQYFRMVTRLARAVDARRSGDNATADKEQASALVALDKLKSDLVAFNAIDHAGLDNALVQAVSRDWNSLVVQGVEPLYQKAVANALDDYQNQAKNIVPPLSRQFGASLSAFSSASAEKFAAAGVRFEQITTVGQNILLSGLFIGLIMLFLTDRYLVVCLVRPLNDLRYHFGVIASGHLGKPILDFGNNCVGRLFPLLREMQGSLASTVSTIRNSTDSIYQGASEIAAGNNDLSSRTEEQASALEETAASMEQLTATVKQNAENANHASQLALQASTTAKKGGQIVENVVKTMAEISGSSRKIAEITTVINGIAFQTNILALNAAVEAARAGEQGRGFAVVAGEVRSLAQRSAQAAKEIEGLISESVRCVDTGSNLVSDAGDTMQDIVRAVTNVTDIMGEIASASEEQSKGIAQVGQAVAEMDSVTQQNAALVEQASSAALSLEEQAALLNQTVSLFQLSDSQSALQVAAKPVQKAAVIAPRAGKALPASSDNWEKF
- the ybfE gene encoding LexA regulated protein, which codes for MAKEQTDRTTLDLFADERRPGRPKTNPLTRDEQLRINKRNQLRRDKVRGLRRVELKINSDAVDILNSLAEQRNISRSELIEEMLLAQLAEQQP
- the ybfF gene encoding esterase, with translation MKLNHRWQNAHQPTDKRPVVLIHGLFGTLDNLGVLGRDLQNTHDILQIDLRNHGLSPRSSQMNYPAMAEDVLTLLDELNIERTIVIGHSMGGKVAMALSELIPERLDKLVAIDIAPVDYQVRRHDTIFTALRAVTEAGLTSRTEATALMRQYIKEEGVIQFLLKSFQQGEWRFNVPALWDEYENIVGWQEVPAWQGPILFIRGGDSPYLDDRYRDSLLRQFPAARAHVVSGAGHWVHSEKPDTVLRAIHRFLDAN